In Juglans regia cultivar Chandler chromosome 13, Walnut 2.0, whole genome shotgun sequence, the DNA window TTTCCATTAATAGGTGCTTTGCTAAACATCACACTGAATGTATATAAAGGACTTGTTCCAACATCACCAAAAACGACCCCAAGGGTCTGGAAAGCAAGTATAATCTTCTTTCCCAAGCTGAAGTCCTGCAATTATATTCAcataattgagaaaataaacctGGACCTTTCTATTTGTGGTCTACGTAAAACAAGTCAACAACTACATAATTAATCCATTCCTCCCCTACTAAAAACCTGGGCCCTTCTATTTGTGGGCAGTTCTGCCCATGGCAGCATTAATGTCTCTCACTtactctttgcagatgatacctTGATCTCGTGTGAGCCAAATTCTGATCAGATCCGTTCTTTGAGGGCacttttgttatgttttgaagctgtatCTGGTTTAAAAGTCAATATGCCCAAATCTGAAATGGTCCCTGTAGGTTTGGTCAATAATCTAGGGGATTTGGCTGATATATTGGGATGTAAGGTGTCTTTTTTAcctatgaaatatctgggtcttCCCTTGGGGGCACCTTTTAAATCTAAGGCAATTTGGGATGGGGCTTTAGAGAAAATTGAAAGTAGGTTGGCTGGCTGGAAAAGGATCTACTTGTCCAAAGGTGGTAGAATCACCTTAATCAAGAGTACTTTATCAAATATCCCAACCTATTTCCTATCTTTATTCCCTTTGCCTGCAGGATTGGCGAATAGAATAGAAAGTATATTCCGTGACTTCTTGTGGGGTGGATTGGAGGTTGAGAAGAAATTCCACTTGCTCAAGTGGGATAAGATTTGTTCTCTtttagttgaaaattgaataaaaaattgttagaatattattttttaatattattattgttttgaaatttaaaaaagttgaatagtttattatattttgtgtatgaatttgagaaagttataatgatgagatgagatgagatgaaaccgtttctgtatccaaacagggccCAAGAGTGTAGGGAAGCTTTTGGCCTGTTGGAGAGGGATTCAAGGAAATCGTCAAATAGCaactgtttggaagatgattcctctttgtcttatgtggtgtatttggaatgagaggaatgaaCGTTGTTTTGATAATAGAGAACACTCGGTGGATGGGATTAGggctttcttttttcatactttgCTGCTTTGGGCTTTGGTTATTGTAATGGATAGATTTAGTTCCAATGACTTTCATGCTATTTTTCAgctttagtttgtaattaggtgttttctcttgtatacttcttgtgtacttgggttatgcctaattACGtggtttttaataaatttcttacttaaaataaaataaaataaaataaaagagcgCAAGATCGCAACAACACTGCTCTAATAATACTATCATATctttccaaaaagaaatatttcatcaaGAGAAGGGAAGTGGAGTACAAGAAAGGGTACAGACGTACATATTATGCCTCAAATCAAGCAAACAATGTTTCTAGATGCAAACGTCACAAAAATTATAGTAAAAGGGGTATTAAGAAAAGGAGACcagtatacttcctgtgtaatttcattcatatatataatagctatcTTTtacggataaaaaaaaaaaaagaagacaccATCTTGTATATAccgaaaaatataattttgtcaaagatcctattttattttgagtttaaaattttaagtttatcTGAAACTCCTTAAAACTTATTACATAAGTTATATATAGGATGTGTCAATGAAATCCCCAAATGGTAGTTCAGACAGAGAGCAGGTATACCAAAGCAGGATAATTGATCCAGCAGAGATCGTCGTTAGGTTGATTCAGAGctacttatatattaatgcgTGATAGAATTTCTACTCAAGCTTTTCCAAAACTAAAATTCCTTGAATCGTTTTGACTCAGAGCTACTTGTGTATTTAATGTTTGATAGAATTTCTACTCAAGCTTTACCAAAACTAAAAATCATTGATCGTTTTGACATCAGCTAAACATAACCAAGACATTCGATAATTGCATTTTTCTTCATAAAAGTCTACCTAACCTCATAGTAAAGCTCTtgcacaactataaaatctagaCAAATGGATAAAGGGAAATAGCTTACACAAAGTCTCAAAACCCCATAAATTGGTGTCACCTTAAAGTGCATATAACGCTAACAATGTTtaatataaatcataaaatgGCATCGGTGTATCTATAGGGAAGTGTCCGCCAGTTAAACTTTTCCTCTTCCATGAATTTACTCTACTTTAACTAAAGCAGCAACTCATTCTAGTAAATTAAGCAAAGACAGACATTAACCatatgatttgaaattcaaTTATCTCTTCTCGGCAGCCAAACAGTCAGTGAGACCAAAAGCGGACGTAAAacagacaataaataaataaataaataaagacacATTCACTAAAAGTAGTTTCACAGAAAGTCACATCGAGTAAGAGCTCTGGATGCTACCTCGTAGTCACTTCTGTGCGCGCCGGGGACCTCGAGGGCCTCGACGTCGAAGGAGTCGAGGCGTGGCCCGGTGCGAATCAGTCTCTGCGCGGCATTATCCTCGTCGTCCTCCGAATCCAACTCGTCAACCGCCGTAGAGCGATGCGAGAGGAAGTCATCTTCGTCTTCATCCTCGATCTCCGAGTCGTCCTCGTCTTGGAACACCCACCGTGATTCTGTCGGGTCCATCGAGGCCTGACCTCCATTGATGTCGGATCCCTCTTCCTCCGCCATCACCTTTCGAAACCACACTAGGACAGAGTTCAATTCGGAATCACGGGGAATATGATGAATAGGAAATTAAGGAAGGGTGTTTGGGTAGACAGAAAGTGAGGGAACAAAACGGAAAATTCAGATTCTATTTTCTGATTAGCTATATTAGGGAGGCCGTTGTATGGTGTGTAGACTACAGTGTTGAGCTTTTGGGctaaaaaggaaatgaagagaATCCTCTCTGTAATAGTCTGTCTCcctgtaaatatataaataaatcaacgaATAGAAAATTTTccgaaagaaaaataaaagctgTACGAAGTGCGGTGCGGTCAAGGGTAGTAAGTGCCGCGACTcgttaatttaatataaatacgatatgataaaatagattaaaatttaatcttaacgaatcttaatcaaaataaattagttCGTTACGATATGATTATTTAATAGATTgataatatatcaatttattttgacTCGTTATAAttcgttaagaaaattaaaattaaaattatattcttatatctaaaaataaaattattaaaattttaattttgatattttttttatagatattataattttaaaatttatataaaattatgttaaatttaattagATCAAATGGATTAATTtcaaatctaattaatttatttacataaatagatcaaaataaattaatacgaTACgatctattatattaaaaaatggtaTTAGAATCcgaaattttgatataataaatttaaaaaattaaattaaaattaattatataatataatatatatattttgatacgAGACGAATATGATATGTTAACACGATCTAACATCCGGCGTGAGTGCGGCGCGGGGCGAATAAGACCGAGCTacgattattttaatttattaatgtaataaaatagacaataatgttgagaattttgtatttgaaaaagGTTGGGAAAAATAAGGGCAGCCATCGTAATTTAAGATAAACTGAGGACCATTCTTGCAATCAGCTGCCCGAATCAACAAAATCTCACTATCCGTACGATAAATGCAGACGGAGAGTAGAGTCCGAAACAATCGTGATTTTTCGAGCAAGTTCTATCCTCAGTCCTCGCCCTCACCACAAACCCTAACCCTTTTTCATTCTAagtcccccctcccccccgcgCGTCTCTCTCTCAGCCCCTCGAGCCAAAAATGTCGCACTTCGGAAGAACAGGCCCTCCGGACATTACCGACACATACTCTCTTCTTGTCCTCAACATTTCCTTCCGTGAGCCTTCTCTCTCTAGAAGattcatttatttcttaatttttgggaGCTTAAAAAATGGGCACTAATGATTATCTTGCACATTGTTCTTATTGTTTGGATGTGGGTTTTAGGTACGACTGCGGATGATCTATTCCCGTATTTTGATAAATACGGCAAGGTCGTGGATATCTTTATCCCTAGAAATCGAAGGTACGGCTACTTTTACTGATTGAAACAAGTAATTCTTCATTCATGTGGATTATGAGCgactcttattatttttttcagtaaacatattattttgtcagttacttttttttagcttttgtttgtatgttgaaaaattagtttataaattggGAATACATCCATCATGGATTTTATTTTGCAGTCTTGTTCTATTTCATTTAGATTTGTTTTGGTCAGTTAATTGGGAGTTAAATATTGCTATAGTCTCTCTTGCTCTCCTACGAGGAATTTAGGGTTTTTTAAAATCCTTTGGCTTCTCTGTAATTTTGGTACTGTTTCTTGCGGTTTAGGACTGGTGACTCAAGGGGCTTTGCATTTGTGCGGTACAAGTATGCTGATGAGGCACAAAAAGCAGTGGATAGGCTTGATGGTTTGTGTCACTCTGTCTCCCccgtctgtctctctctcttaatgAACGTATTGTATTCTTGTACATACACACTATATATTCTgttcagcatttttttttccaatttggtAATTTGTTGCTAGCTCCTTTGACAAATTGGTTTCcactttttttataggaaaagtTGTTGATGGTCGAGAGATAACAGTTCAATTTGCTAAATATGGGCCAAACGCAGAGAAAATGTAAGTTTTAGAATGTTTTGAGCATTTTTATAATGGTGGGGTTTTTTCCTCCTAGTCATTGTTGTggtgttgaattttttattataatctaaTGGAAAATATAGGGAGGATATTCATAAGAACAATGATACTCTTCATCTTGGATTTTCATTTGAATGGAAATCCACTTAAAATGCATTGCATCAGAAGGTGTGATCGGGGATGACAAATCCACGACGAAGAACAATATTTCTCTATCCATATTACTACTactattattgaattttttgaaatgatGGTGTCCATAACAAATTATGCTACTTTTGTCGAATTCTTACATGAAAGAATATTTTACCACCATTTTGAACAATAGAGTGCCTTGACTACTTCTAGGTGATGCCTTTCTTGGCTAAATAGGTGCATATAAGTTGAAGTCTTAAGTTTGATTTGGATGTACTCATTCCCTCCCCCTTCTTCCTTTCTAAATGTTTAGTGATTTTTtactagttattttttattggacaGCACACATTGATTCAATATAACagtcattttattcctttttgAATAATGTACTTGAATTCAGTGAAATGATTGTGTGTCTGTTGATGTTGCATGTGGGAATCCTAGATTTCTTTGATTGTTGGATATTGAGTCAGTATCTTATTTCTATCACAGCGACAAAGGGAGGATTATCGAATCGTCCTCGAGGTCAAGAAGTCGCAGTCCTCGTAGGAGGtaacctttttttcttcttgtttctgCAGAACACTTTTTTATGCATACtggaaagaaattcttttgattttttggttTCTACAATGTTTAGGTTGTGATATTGTATTGTGCTCTTAACATCTTAGAGAAAAATTCCTTTTATATACTTGTCTTCCCGACTTGCTGCTTCGCATGCAGTCAAGTGTCTCTATATTACATTAGTTGTCAGAAAAATGTCTTGGAGAAATTAAGCGTTCAATGGTTGTGGAAGGGAGGAGAAGACAGCCTTCTGTTTATGGATTCTGGATTCATTTAGTGTTTTGagatatattttgtaatgaagATTAGTGACATAATGTCTACAAAGGATAGCCTTTTGTACATGGATTACGGATTTCCCATTGTTTCATTGTTGGAAAAAccaccatttattttttttcttcgccacaaattattttattgaatgcGTATCTTGCATATCCAAAGCATATTGTTAGTGTATTGTAATTTGAGGTATGTAGAAAAAACATGGGTTTAATGATCCTTTAGTACTTATAGtatataagatgaattgatGCCAGTATAAGATGAATTGATGCCATTCGTGAAACTATCTTTTCTTGTTGAGCATgtgaaatatttgaatttaCAGAGCTAAGAACCTTATAATCCTTTTGCTTTAATTTAAATCTTCTTTACTCCCTTTCATAACTTTTTTCTGTTCATTAAAAATCAATATCGTAGATCTTTTAAACTCCTGGAGTTCGAAACAAGTTTACACTTTTATTATAGGAATGGATAAGGATTGAggggaatttttttatttaggagGACTGCTGGGCGGTTaatgcaaattaaaaattattttcctgaCCTTTTTTATACCCTTAATaaccaatatattttagtaCCTGTTAGCCAACAAACTGCCCATCATACCAAATTGAATGAATCCATCATGGTTGTTGTCCATAATTTTCTTGTCAGCACAAATCTCAGTTTCCATCTCGCATCCAGGCAGGTTCTATATATTTAGTCCtgctcattaaaaaaaatggattttgtatttttagacCTTAATAAATCTACAAACACTAAGTTTCATTCTCTACTATCCCAAATCCTAAAATCACAGTTTTTCTGACTTTAAAGCCTACCATATAATTAACTGTGGCCAGgttttccagaattttcctaTGCTAGGCATGGTAATTGGCATTATGTGATCTGGTTTGATATCCAAActatattgattttttgtttctaatacATCATTTCTCAGCTTTTGTGGAGTTTGGTTGGCTTTTCATTGGCAGCTATTTGATAGTCTGAATATTTTGCAAGTCATATTTTGAGCAGCCtctacaaaattaaaaagagatgTCCTACATCTTACAATTGCAATGAAGCCTTATCATATATCAGTTGGCTGCATGACTTTTTAGTTGTTTGTCTTCATCTAAAGTAATTTAGCACTCATGCTAATCAGTTGTAATGTCAAAAAATTGTGGCCAGCTAGTTGTGTGTGTCTCTACTTATTAAATCCCTTCCTGGGCTAGCTTTTCAACTCCTAAGATGCTGTATGGGCACCAGGATTAGAGCACTAGAGCAttggtttctctatatgcatcttcaaaatcacatcttttaaagattgattttgcatatcaagaaaaacccCCACATTGGATTTTGcatctttgaaccaaataataaaaaaatatttttattatttttttttccttaaaattattattttttatatattttacaattagcaccatgtgctcaaaaatacaaattctatatatctaaatattaccaatttcatatatcaaaatgatcaattttatcaataaatattaatatgtactaaaaaacaccttgtatcatcaacttaatacaaatttcatatatcaaaatcatcttaatacaaattccacaaagttgattttaatgggtatgagagaaaaaaaacattaaaaataatgtttggagagtGAATAACTTGAAGAATCACTATTCATagttatgtaaaaatttagagatgcataagccaatgtagatgaatttaaagacatattttgcaaatatgaagatgaagataaagatgaaTAAGCCATTGCTAGTGCTCTTAGGTGTTGGACCTTCAGAATGGGTTAGGTAGCATCTTCGTCGTACATTGTATATGGCTTCTGATCTGTGGAATTTATTTCTGCAAACCAGTCAAAAATTAGCTTAACTAGCTATGCAGATATTTCAGCAATTTCTGAGTGAAATTTGTATCTTCAATGAAAATGGAAATCATCTCCAGTTGTTAGCATTGCAAATATGCCTTCACCAGGCTTCTTTCCATTTTCGGAAGACAAGAACACTGTTGTTGGTTCTTCTAAGTTCACGCAATCTTGCGCTTCGCAAGCAAATACCTGATCACTGATTATAATCTTTTCAGATACCGGGATGACTACAGAGATCGGGGTTCCAAGAGAAGAAGCCGCAGTCGAAGTTTTGATAGATACGATCGTGATAGGCATGGGAGGGATAGGGATTATCGCCACCGCAGCAGGAGCCGTAGCAATAGTCCCGATTACCATAGGGCCCGAGGAAGAGGTCATTATGATGATGAGCTTCGAAGCCGAAGCCGAAGCCGAAGCCGATCGATGGATAAGTATAAACTAGTGCTTTTTTATGctttagttttaattaattatttcaatattatggacatgttttgttttgtactATCTTCTGCTGATTCAATCTGTTTATGTTACAGTGCCTCCCCTGATCAGCGTAGCAGGCATATCCCTAGTTCTCGCAGAAGTCCTTCCCCACAGAAGTCTTTGTCTCCTAGGGTGGAAAGTTCTGATAGGCGAAGCCATCATGGACGGTCCCCAACTTCTCATAGTATTTCACCCAGGGGCCATCCTGCTGATTCTCGAAGCCAATCCCCATGAAAGTCAGATGTTGATATGAGTCATTGTCTTTGTTCGTACTCACAGTTAGAGAgagattttgaactttttttttattggttaatGAATTAAATGATCTAACTTTTGTTTCCTGACTTATCTGTTCTTACAGGAATGATCATCCCGGTTGTTCTGAAAATTCATGGAGATATCGTTCTGCTGTTCTTATCTGAATCCTAAGGGCTGGTTTTGGTAGGACTGtggatttcttttattttttactattttgtcTTGAACCTAATCCTTGTTTAGGCATGCaatgtaagagaaaaaaaaaaagagaatccCTACCTAGCCATTTTCAAATTTGTGGACTTATTGTGAATTTGGTATTTCAATATCGATAAGAGTTGTTATGGATGCTCTTTATAGATACTTTTTTCTGTTAtccatttgattttgtttctgcttCTAGTGCCTCTCCATCACTCTCTCTCAATTTAAGCTTGATCAGttatgttttcttgtttcttctGATTCATCACGAGctatttattgggttttataGTTATGTTCGGGGAACAATGGTGGGGGCTTGATAGACAGATGTTGAGTTTTAGCTGTTGATGCTGTTCCTAAAATGTAGATGGATGGTCGTGATATTGATTGCTGGTTGCAGCAGTATGCTGGTTTTAGAAGTATGATTGTTTTAGCAGTATGCTGGTTGCCGAGAGCTATATATGTTAACTAGTTCCCTCTGGAAATCATCTTTGGTAAGATTTATATAGCTCAGCTCTTTGTTTCTGAAAAGTCATAAATCCTTCAGGATTCTGATTCTGACCTAATAATCCTTTTTGGTCTTTTTCACTGATCTCGAAAAAAATATGGCCCTATAAGAGGTTCTAGTTGCTGTGATGCTCTAAAGACAAACGTTGAACGTGTACTTAACCTCTAGCTGATGCTGCACAATGAGATGGACCAATGATTCATTTCCGTGATCTGGCTACGGAACATGAACTACAAATTCTATATGTGGGTTCTTTAGTTCTGGTGTTAAATTTTGCTGCCAGAAAAAATGAGACACGGTAACGAGTTATGTGATTTTGTTTAGGGTTATTGGTCTTTACAATGCTTAACCCATCctttaagattataatttatGCTTTTTAATGTGGTGACTGGTGAGATGTTTTAGCACACGGGGTCCATGACCGTAGCTGTGAAGTGGTTGCTGATGCCTGTTGATCTATGATTGGCTCGTGATTAACTCTGAAATATTAGTGACTAAACAATGCCACCTGGCCGTTGCTGCCCTCTTGCTTGGTTCGGGTTGGCAATGTTACTGGCCACTGTGGCATTGATTGTAGCTACCTAGCTGTGTTGCTGGCCTGcgaaatatttataaatctgATCTAACAGAGGCATGGCATTTTGCTTTGTGCTCTTGGATTTATGGTCTCATCTCACTGCCACAAGTTTTATGCGTTAAAAATCTCTAGTTGATTTGTTGTCTCATTTTTTCTCATGTCAACGTAACTTAAACACTTGTGATATTACAGAAGATCACAGATTCTAATCTTTGTATGCTACTGGTAAATATTTCTCACTTACTAAGAATTCAACTTCTGTTCGAAAAATACGTGTATTTTGTTCGACTCCTTTTGACGGGCAGGGTGTCTGGGCACGTGGGTGGCCTGCTGGGGGATAGAGGGCTCTCTTCCAGGCCACATTTTTCTCACCTGTTGAGGAGGGGGCACTTTATGTTACACAGCCTGTATGTTACATGAAACAATTAAGTTAAAGTTGGACACAATTGGGTTTGGGATTGTTTGGATTGGCCTGAATTAACTCGATTGACAATTGGGCATGTTCTGGTCCTAGTGACCTctttccattaaaaataaacttgttgCATCAGTTCAAACTAAATTTTTGGTATTGACATTCCTCGGGAAATTAGACAGGTTAATTCACCTTATATGGATGACTAAATGAGTCGAGATGTATTCATGACCTGTTTAATTTTGGTTGGAGTTCAGTTGACTCATAATGTGATTTGAATCGAAGTGGCACGAACCTATTTGACTTAAAGATTGATGGTCTAGGTGTTCCTGTTGGGGATGGATTTGTTGTGTAACAGAATGGTGGTGTGGGGGGTTGTCTAATCCCCTCCCCCCCGTGGGGGATTTATATGGGTCTTGCTTTAATCAAAGAGCTGGGCAGAGAACTACGAACATGCTGAATCGACTAGCAAGGGAATGTCAAAGCTCTTGTCGATCTAATGGAGGCCGAGAGGCCGGATGTGTTCGAAAAGAGGTGGAAGATATGGGGGTTTTAAAGTTGGAGGTCATGAGTGAATGGAGGACATGATGAGCGTGGCGGCAAGAGGCTAACAGCAGGAGTGATAGTACCCAAAATGCAATCTAGGTGGGAAATAGGCCCAGTTAAAATGAGCAGAGAGTGAAGAGGGCACTCCTTGAGCCTCTTATATGGGCCCTAGTATCGGGCCTACTGAATTCTTG includes these proteins:
- the LOC109007674 gene encoding serine/arginine-rich splicing factor SC35-like gives rise to the protein MSHFGRTGPPDITDTYSLLVLNISFRTTADDLFPYFDKYGKVVDIFIPRNRRTGDSRGFAFVRYKYADEAQKAVDRLDGKVVDGREITVQFAKYGPNAEKIDKGRIIESSSRSRSRSPRRRYRDDYRDRGSKRRSRSRSFDRYDRDRHGRDRDYRHRSRSRSNSPDYHRARGRGHYDDELRSRSRSRSRSMDNASPDQRSRHIPSSRRSPSPQKSLSPRVESSDRRSHHGRSPTSHSISPRGHPADSRSQSP